The Sulfitobacter sp. S223 genome has a window encoding:
- a CDS encoding lipopolysaccharide assembly protein LapB has product MTDQKKLGPLLAAQDWEAAERLLRRLAKGKTAPPEVFYNLAKVLEAAGKPAQMAVWLRRAVALNPRYAIAWFELGRAALNANDLEQAYGAFQRAVDLDDKDADAQRNLGRIALRLGQWDKALMCFSDQPDVEAQITLYRIKVEKGEPDKALRDRLLQDHSWRPEVIKMLTRTAKGSLPLRLTINTTRPR; this is encoded by the coding sequence ATGACTGATCAGAAAAAACTGGGGCCGCTTCTGGCTGCGCAGGACTGGGAAGCCGCAGAACGTCTTTTGCGCCGTTTGGCCAAAGGCAAAACCGCCCCGCCGGAAGTTTTCTATAACCTTGCCAAAGTATTGGAAGCCGCAGGCAAGCCCGCGCAAATGGCCGTCTGGCTTAGGCGGGCAGTTGCGCTGAATCCGCGCTATGCCATTGCGTGGTTTGAACTGGGGCGTGCGGCCCTAAATGCCAACGATCTGGAACAGGCCTATGGCGCGTTCCAACGCGCTGTAGATCTGGATGACAAAGATGCAGATGCGCAGCGAAATCTGGGGCGCATCGCCTTGCGTTTAGGGCAATGGGACAAGGCCTTGATGTGCTTTTCTGACCAGCCGGATGTGGAGGCCCAGATTACCCTCTACCGCATCAAAGTGGAAAAGGGAGAACCGGATAAGGCCTTGCGCGACAGGCTTTTGCAGGACCATTCATGGCGTCCGGAAGTCATCAAGATGCTGACGCGCACGGCAAAAGGGTCCCTCCCCTTGCGCCTGACTATAAATACA
- a CDS encoding CehA/McbA family metallohydrolase, which translates to MYTDIFSLPGTFWRGNLHTHSTRSDGILEPAEVCRRYKAEGYDFIALTDHFIGRYDYPLTDTRAYRDSDFTTILGAELHSGAMENGELWHILAVGLPMDFVRPNAPDFHVRPDQEAGAELAARARAAGAFVAIAHPEWSGLTTADARTIKAAHAVEVYNHGCAMGCDRPHGFYTLDQLLSEGCKLSLCATDDAHFSEPDHFGGWVMVKARENSPEALLEALKAGHHYSTTGPDLSGIQWEDGHVTVQSSAVKSVIVQGQGSAAVAVHGVSMTSTRIPLDRFGASDWLRVTVIDSAGKRAWSNPVWKEDLA; encoded by the coding sequence ATGTATACTGACATTTTCTCCCTGCCGGGTACCTTCTGGCGCGGCAATCTGCATACCCATTCAACCCGGTCTGATGGCATTCTTGAACCGGCAGAAGTGTGTCGGAGGTATAAGGCAGAGGGATATGATTTCATTGCTTTGACGGATCACTTTATCGGACGCTACGACTATCCGCTGACCGATACCCGCGCATATCGGGATAGTGATTTCACCACCATCCTCGGCGCTGAACTTCACTCTGGCGCGATGGAGAATGGGGAGTTGTGGCACATTTTGGCGGTTGGTCTTCCGATGGATTTCGTGCGGCCGAATGCGCCGGATTTTCATGTGCGTCCCGATCAGGAAGCCGGCGCCGAGCTGGCTGCCCGCGCCCGCGCGGCAGGGGCCTTTGTTGCCATTGCGCATCCCGAATGGTCCGGACTTACCACTGCGGATGCACGCACCATCAAGGCCGCGCATGCAGTGGAGGTCTATAATCACGGATGCGCCATGGGATGTGACCGGCCGCACGGCTTTTACACATTGGACCAATTGCTGTCAGAAGGGTGTAAACTTTCGCTGTGTGCCACGGATGACGCGCATTTTTCAGAGCCGGATCACTTTGGCGGCTGGGTTATGGTCAAAGCCAGAGAAAATTCGCCAGAAGCACTTCTTGAGGCTCTGAAAGCGGGCCATCATTACAGCACGACCGGACCTGACTTGAGCGGTATACAGTGGGAAGACGGCCACGTGACTGTGCAAAGCTCTGCCGTGAAAAGCGTGATTGTACAGGGACAAGGTTCCGCCGCAGTGGCCGTGCATGGCGTTTCTATGACCTCGACCCGTATTCCGCTTGATCGCTTCGGGGCCAGCGACTGGCTGCGTGTAACAGTGATAGACAGCGCGGGCAAACGCGCATGGTCCAATCCGGTTTGGAAAGAAGACTTGGCGTAG